From Salvia splendens isolate huo1 chromosome 16, SspV2, whole genome shotgun sequence, a single genomic window includes:
- the LOC121769954 gene encoding CASP-like protein 4A3: protein MENKNYHPPPPEIEAAPPPPPKSASPAPSPPQSRRNNSGDHISLSSPAESYSSPLHSKHNSDEHISLSPPEQNSPARSSADSAHITIRNSRGSSPDHERNRPMDRSSLESEYITFDHGRGSEQTRPAAVVVRKDVYKGPMEDMVVVEEPMAAVMNRAVMEEPNVVAPKTDPGPELTGGGGSGIRQRRVSPSLSILRRGKREKMVRKAALGFRVFGLLFCLVSFAVMAADRNQGWALDSFDRYKEFRYCMSVNVIGFVYSGAQALDMSYNLATGKYMVHQQPRLRHYLNFAADQMIAYLLISASSSATIRIDDWQLNWGKDQFPDLATASVSMSFLAFVALAMSSLISGYVLCTSKTA from the exons atggaaaataaaaattatcacccACCGCCACCTGAAATTGAAGCTgctccacctccgccgccgaAATCTGCGAGCCCCGCCCCCTCTCCGCCCCAATCCAGACGCAACAACAGCGGAGACCACATCTCCCTATCTTCTCCGGCGGAATCCTACTCGTCGCCGCTTCACTCCAAGCACAACAGCGATGAGCACATCTCGCTCTCCCCGCCGGAGCAAAATTCGCCGGCGCGGTCCTCGGCGGACTCCGCGCACATCACGATCAGGAACAGCCGCGGCTCTTCGCCGGATCACGAGAGGAATCGGCCGATGGATCGTTCCTCGCTCGAATCCGAGTACATCACCTTCGATCACGGCCGCGGGAGTGAGCAGACTCGGCCGGCGGCTGTGGTGGTGAGGAAGGATGTGTACAAGGGGCCGATGGAGGATATGGTTGTGGTGGAGGAGCCTATGGCGGCGGTGATGAATAGGGCGGTGATGGAGGAGCCGAATGTGGTGGCGCCGAAGACGGATCCGGGCCCTGAATTGACCGGCGGCGGCGGAAGTGGAATTAGGCAGAGGAGGGTTAGTCCGTCGCTGTCTATATTGAGGAGAGGTAAGAGAGAGAAGATGGTGAGGAAAGCTGCGttggggtttagggtttttggtTTGTTGTTTTGCTTGGTTTCATTTGCAGTAATGGCAGCTGATAGAAATCAGGGATGGGCTCTCGATTCATTTGATCGTTACAAAGAATTCAG GTACTGTATGTCTGTGAATGTGATTGGATTTGTGTATTCTGGAGCTCAGGCGTTGGATATGTCGTATAATCTGGCGACCGGAAAGTATATGGTGCATCAACAACCAAGACTCCGGCACTACCTCAACTTTGCAGCTGATCAG ATGATCGCTTATCTTCTCATATCAGCTTCCTCGTCGGCCACTATCCGGATCGACGACTGGCAACTGAACTGGGGGAAGGACCAGTTTCCAGATTTAGCAACTGCTTCTGTATCCATGTCTTTCCTCGCCTTTGTCGCCCTCGCAATGAGTTCTCTCATATCTGGCTATGTTCTCTGCACTTCCAAAACCGCATAG
- the LOC121771944 gene encoding B3 domain-containing protein Os03g0212300-like: MANDRAMEFLRMPSFIKTFSEATSMNELRIPPEFVALHGANLPFDCRLITLLGRKSFPVRVLNIASGCHFYAGWSDFRITNEIVHHDVLTFTMVDAGVFLVKRYNPRTGCPPLGDLQATGYGDSDHSDAPDVDTSDDYVPTQSEGGDSSDGDDYAVEAGVLDEDGCPTFTVTFDSSNINRTLEIPMSFWRRHIRMISLQDPIYFNVNGDSWYIMLDHNETKIWVKRGWRRFKERNNIVIGVRCHFKLIDRNEVQFYVWFDRP, encoded by the exons ATGGCCAACGATAGAGCCATGGAGTTCTTACGGATGCCATCATTCATTAAGACGTTTTCCGAAGCGACTAGTATGAATGAGTTG cgCATTCCACCAGAGTTTGTCGCTCTTCATGGAGCGAATCTACCCTTCGACTGCCGCCTAATCACGCTTCTAGGAAGGAAGAGTTTCCCAGTTCGTGTCTTGAACATTGCAAGTGGTTGCCATTTCTACGCTGGCTGGTCGGACTTTCGGATCACCAACGAAATTGTTCACCATGACGTACTTACTTTCACTATGGTTGATGCGGGGGTATTTCTTGTGAAGCGCTATAACCCAAGAACTGGATGCCCTCCTCTCGGTGATCTACAAG CCACTGGATATGGAGACTCCGACCATAGTGATGCCCCGGATGTGGATACATCAGACGACTATGTCCCAACGCAATCTGAGGGTGGGGACTCATCAGACGGTGATGACTATGCTGTAGAAGCAGGGGTGTTGGATGAGGATGGCTGTCCGACGTTCACCGTTACTTTTGATTCGTCGAACATCAACCGCACGCTGGAAATTCCAATGTCTTTTTGGCGCCGCCACATTCGAATGATTTCACTTCAAGACCCCATCTACTTCAATGTAAACGGAGACAGTTGGTACATCATGCTCGACCACAATGAAACCAAGATTTGGGTGAAACGTGGCTGGAGACGTTTCAAGGAACGTAACAATATTGTGATCGGTGTTCGCTGCCACTTCAAACTCATTGATCGGAATGAGGTTCAGTTTTACGTGTGGTTTGACCGGCCTTGA
- the LOC121771945 gene encoding uncharacterized protein LOC121771945, whose protein sequence is MGVGRLAPQTPEELFNLRHSKAMNVIERSFAVLKMRWGILRSASFYPIDVQTGLIIACFLLHNYIRSQMVVDPVEAELVNEADIDDENANDPVLCADNISSVEPSATWTQKRDDLAREMWGDRNNGQV, encoded by the coding sequence ATGGGGGTCGGCAGGCTGGCACCCCAAACACCGGAAGAGCTTTTCAACCTTAGACACTCCAAGGCAATGAATGTCATCGAAAGATCATTCGCGGTGCTGAAGATGCGCTGGGGAATCCTCAGGTCAGCAAGCTTTTATCCAATAGATGTTCAAACTGGGCTCATAATCGCATGCTTCCTTCTACACAATTATATACGAAGTCAAATGGTAGTTGATCCCGTCGAGGCTGAGCTGGTTAATGAGGCCGATATTGATGATGAAAATGCCAACGATCCCGTGTTATGTGCTGATAATATTAGTAGCGTGGAACCATCGGCAACATGGACCCAAAAAAGGGATGATCTTGCAAGGGAAATGTGGGGAGACAGAAACAATGGGCAAGTTTGA
- the LOC121771740 gene encoding deoxynucleoside triphosphate triphosphohydrolase SAMHD1 homolog, whose translation MGAICEDECSLSSNYSFVCSQDLRFSKQVHDNVHGNIYLDQLCLKFADTEQFQRLRDLKQLGMAHMVYPGAVHSRFEHSLGVYWLAGEAVHKLKAQQGLELGIDRFDMQTVKLAGLLHDVGHGPFSHLFEHEFLPKVVAGSEWSHEHMSIEMVDHIVDEHHIDIDADTIKRVKEMILASSKYGIGKSTREKRFLYDIVANGRSGIDVDKFDYIVRDSRACGLGCNFQFERLMESMRVMGDDICYRAKEYLTVHKLFATRADLHRTVYTHAKVKALELMVVDAMVSANSYLQIASHIQDPSQYWKLDDTIIKTIETAPDEELKESRDLIIRIRRRDLYQYCNEFAVPKDKLENFKNVTAQDIVCSQKSGVVSIREEDVAVTNVRIDLTRGKHNPLDSVKFFQDYESTEKFIISDDRISHLLPTSYQDMIVRVYSKKPELVGAISDAFENFQLKTYGVKKQVLATPEKKRQRLM comes from the exons ATGGGAGCAATTTGCGAAGACGAGTGCTCGTTGTCTTCGAATTACAGTTTCGTGTGCTCTCAGGATTTGAGATTCTCCAAGCAAGTTCATGACAATGTCCACGGAAACATTTATCTCGATCAG CTATGTTTGAAATTTGCTGATACCGAACAGTTTCAGag GCTGCGCGATCTTAAGCAACTAG gAATGGCACACATGGTTTATCCAGGAGCTGTCCATTCTAGATTTGAGCATTCTCTTGGAGTTTACTGGCTTGCTGGTGAAGCTGTTCACAAACTTAAGGCTCAACAA GGATTAGAGCTGGGTATCGATCGCTTTGATATGCAGACCGTGAAACTTGCAG GGCTCTTGCATGACGTAGGTCATGGACCTTTTAGTCATTTGTTTGAACATGAGTTTCTTCCCAAGGTTGTTGCAGGATCAGAGTG GTCTCATGAGCATATGTCTATAGAGATGGTGGATCATATTGTTGATGAACATCATATTGACATAGATGCTGACACCATTAAAAGAGTCAAG GAAATGATACTTGCAAGTTCAAAATATGGTATAGGCAAA AGCACAAGGGAAAAGCGTTTTCTTTATGATATTGTGGCAAATGGTCGAAGTGGCATTGACGTTGACAA ATTTGATTACATTGTCCGTGACAGCCGAGCATGTGGTTTAGGATGCAATTTCCAGTTTGAGAG GTTAATGGAGAGTATGAGAGTTATGGGAGATGACATTTGCTACCGGGCAAAAGAAT ATCTCACCGTCCATAAGTTGTTTGCCACCCGAGCTGATCTGCACAGAACTGTTTATACTCATGCAAAAGTGAAG GCTTTAGAGCTGATGGTGGTAGATGCCATGGTGAGTGCAAACAGTTATTTACAAATAGCATCTCACATACAGGATCCTTCTCAGTATTGGAAG TTAGATGATACTATTATAAAGACAATTGAGACTGCTCCAGATGAAGAATTGAAGGAATCCAGGGATTTGATCATTCGGATTCGCCGGAGGGACTTATATCAG TATTGTAATGAGTTCGCTGTTCCAAAGGACAAATTGGAGAATTTCAAAAATGTCACTGCTCAAGATATAGTTTGTTCACAG AAAAGTGGCGTAGTGTCCATAAGAGAGGAAGACGTTGCTGTTACCAATGTCCGGATTGATTTGACTCGTGGGAAGCATAATCCTCTTGATAG CGTCAAGTTTTTCCAG GATTATGAAAGTACGGAAAAATTCATTATTTCTGATGATCGCATCAGCCACTTGCTGCCAACATCTTACCAAGACATGATTGTGCGAGTCTACTCCAAAAAACCTGAACTG GTTGGAGCTATTTCCGATGCCTTTGAGAATTTTCAGTTAAAGACCTACGGAGTCAAAAAACAGGTGCTGGCAACACCGGAGAAGAAAAGGCAACGGCTTATGTAG
- the LOC121771742 gene encoding serine/threonine-protein kinase STY13-like, with protein sequence MAEEDVHGGGGFVRADQIDLKSIDEQLNRHITRALTMEKKKQENGGKQQQQQDESREIPARQEWEIDASKLVVKSVLARGTFGTVHRGVYDGEDVAVKLLDWGEEGHRSQAEVASLRAAFAQEVSVWHKLDHPNVTKFVGATLGGSELNIQKDSGQLGMARNVCCVVVEYLPGGTLKNFLIRNIRTKLAFKVVIQLALDLARGLSYLHSQKIVHRDVKTENMLLDKKRTIKIADFGVARVEASNPNEMTGETGTLGYMAPEVLNGHPYNRKCDVYSFGICLWEIYCCDMPYPNLSFSELTSAVVHQNLRPEIPRCCPSSIANVMRRCWDANSDKRPEMDEVVSMLEAIDTSKGGGMIPSNKSQGCFCFRPRRGP encoded by the exons ATGGCGGAGGAAGACGTCCACGGCGGCGGCGGATTCGTGAGGGCGGATCAGATAGATCTGAAGAGCATCGACGAGCAGCTCAATCGGCATATCACCAGAGCTCTGACCatggagaagaagaagcaggAGAATGGAgggaagcagcagcagcagcaggaTGAATCGAGGGAGATTCCGGCGAGGCAAGAATGGGAAATCGACGCCTCGAAACTCGTGGTCAAATCGGTGCTGGCGCGGGGCACTTTTGGCACCGTTCACCGCGGCGTTTACGACGGAGAGGATGTTGCAG TAAAACTTCTCGACTGGGGGGAAGAAGGCCACCGGTCACAAGCTGAAGTAGCTTCCCTTCGAGCAGCTTTTGCACAAGAAGTTTCTGTATGGCACAAGCTTGATCATCCAAATGTTACAAAG TTTGTTGGAGCTACATTGGGTGGATCAGAGCTGAACATACAAAAAGACAGCGGCCAACTTGGAATGGCGCGTAATGTCTGCTGTGTCGTGGTTGAATATCTACCCGGAGGAACCCTTAAAAATTTCCTCATTAGAAATATAAGGACGAAACTTGCTTTCAAAGTTGTTATTCAGCTAGCTTTGGATCTTGCACGAGG CTTAAGCTATCTTCACTCTCAGAAGATCGTGCACAGGGATGTGAAAACAGAGAACATGCTTCTCGATAAGAAGAGAACAATCAAAATTGCTGATTTTGGTGTTGCACGTGTCGAGGCTTCAAATCCTAACGAGATGACTGGGGAGACTGGCACCCTCGGTTACATGGCACCCGAG GTCCTCAATGGCCACCCCTACAATAGGAAATGCGATGTATATAGCTTCGGCATTTGCTTATGGGAGATATATTGCTGTGACATGCCATATCCAAACCTCAGCTTCTCTGAATTGACTTCAGCTGTCGTGCATCAG AATTTGAGGCCAGAGATACCTCGGTGCTGCCCAAGTTCTATTGCGAATGTGATGAGACGATGCTGGGATGCCAACTCGGACAAGAGGCCGGAGATGGATGAAGTGGTTTCCATGTTGGAAGCCATTGATACATCAAAGGGAGGTGGCATGATTCCTTCCAATAAATCTCAAGGTTGTTTCTGCTTTCGCCCGAGACGAGGGCCATGA
- the LOC121771947 gene encoding bidirectional sugar transporter SWEET5-like → MEKCGDVEYEICRKTIWSIHKNKSIMDFHPYPFLAAFMNCILWIFYGIPFVHPDMIIINSVGLAMEIIYLIVFMIYADKKYRKIIPPFILCELVLFAIIVAVSLLAFHTTTDRSMLVGIICDVAGIIMYISPLSTLKHVIETKNAESMQFWLCLSGFLNGCIWFCYAFLKKFDPYIAAGNGIGGLFGAIQLLVYAFYYFKAKNNVSNDGKPSDVQMKASQHLWLLQLSTPFLGRNIMPRKKLFQKYHGKFTHYVKLKNFLITSKV, encoded by the exons ATGGAGAAGTGTGGTGATGTGGAATATGAAATTTGCAGGAAAACAATATGGAGTATCCACAAAAACAAAAGCATAATGGATTTCCATCCTTATCCATTCCTTGCTGCTTTCATGAATTGCATTCTATGGATATTCTACGGCATTCCTTTCGTTCATCCCGATATGATCATTATAAACAGCGTTGGTCTCGCGATGGAGATTATATACCTAATTGTTTTCATGATCTACGCCGACAAGAAGTATAGG AAAATAATACCTCCCTTCATTCTTTGCGAGCTGGTGCTCTTTGCCATCATCGTCGCAGTCTCTCTCCTCGCCTTTCACACCACTACCGATAGGTCCATGTTGGTCGGCATCATCTGCGATGTCGCTGGCATTATCATGTATATCTCCCCTCTCAGCACCCTg AAACATGTTATTGAGACTAAGAATGCTGAGTCCATGCAATTTTGGCTTTGCCTATCCGGCTTCCTTAATGGTTGCATTTGGTTCTGCTATGCTTTCTTGAAGAAATTTGATCCTTATATTGCT GCTGGTAATGGAATTGGAGGATTGTTTGGAGCGATCCAACTCTTGGTGTATGCTTTTTACTACTTCAAAGCCAAGAACAATGTGTCAAACGATGGCAAGCCAAGCGATGTGCAAATGAAGGCTTCCCAACACTTATGGCTTCTTCAATTGAGCACACCCTTTTTGGGTCGCAATATCATGCCTCGGAAAAAACTCTTTCAGAAATACCATGGGAAATTTACACACTATGTAAAGTTGAAGAATTTTTTGATCACTTCCAAAGTTTAG